The following is a genomic window from Nymphaea colorata isolate Beijing-Zhang1983 chromosome 3, ASM883128v2, whole genome shotgun sequence.
CGCCCGTCAGGTCTCTCCAAATCGCACCACGTGGCACCTTACCTTTTAAATTTCCCCACCACGTAACCTCCGCCTCACGTGGTCCAATTTTGCAGAGGCAGCACGTACCACGTGGATGACTCGGACCTGCCACCGATAATCTCGGCCCTGCGGATAAATTCCAACGAATGAAAATATCGCAGATAAATACGACACATCTAAACTATAATTAGCTCCGTCATTAGGTGGCCTTGATCTCAATTAGCGTCCCCGCGAAGCACGCGCCCTCGACTACGTGGCACCCTCGGGTGCTCCTAGTCGCGCCACGTGGTGGGACTCCCCACCCTCATCCCGTACGGTTACGGGAAACTCGTCCCCTCTCCCCCACTTGGAGAACTTTCccctttttctatttatttttttattttatttatgttttcggaaaaatccttttttctgttcttcttcTCTTGCGTCTGTTCTGTTGCAGTGAGGGTGATGGGAATCATGGcggaaggagaaaggggagggggaggaggagggtgTTGATTTTCTTTCGGGCGCACTCTTATTTTTGGGGTTTTGCTTTTGggtgttttctgttttttggtGGGGAGATGGGAGAGAGCGTTGGGGAGGACGTGGAGCTGAGGTTGGGGCTGTCCATCGGTGGCGGCTTCATGCAACCCGGGGACGGGAAGAAAGGGGGCGACGGTTTCTTCTGCGGCCGGCGGAACGACGCGGAGGTGTGCGGTGAGAGCaaggaggaggcggaggagtTGATGGAGCAGCGGCGGAGGAAGGAGCTGCACGCCCTCAGGCGGCAGGCGGCTCGGCGGAAGCGCGAGGAGAAGCGGGGAGCGATGAAGGCGAGGGACGGGAAGAGGGCGAGGGGAGGAGAAGAGACGGGGGAGGGAGCAGCGGCCGGAGAAGGCGGGGGGATTAAGAGGGAGGGGTGCACGCCGAGCGGCTTTCCGGCGCTTCCGATGATGCAGTATGTGGTGCAGAATGGGGACAAGGTTCAGTATATTCCGGTGGCACCCGGTTGCTCGTTTCCTTATGTGGTGCCTTGCTGGCCTGCTTCTTCTCCGTCTCCTATTCTTGCCCCCAAGTCTGATGCGAGGAGCGATGCCCTGTTTTTGCCGGTACCATACAGGTCGTTTCCCTCTGAAGCTGCTGCTGGCGCTAGTATGCGGCCAGGGCCGCCATCTTCGTCTGTTTCAGGCGGGTGCCGCTCCTCTGCGGCTTCTGACTCCAAGAGCGGAGGTGAATTCGAGAGATCCTCTTCAAGATTCTTGGAGATTCTTGTT
Proteins encoded in this region:
- the LOC116250078 gene encoding ninja-family protein 5: MGESVGEDVELRLGLSIGGGFMQPGDGKKGGDGFFCGRRNDAEVCGESKEEAEELMEQRRRKELHALRRQAARRKREEKRGAMKARDGKRARGGEETGEGAAAGEGGGIKREGCTPSGFPALPMMQYVVQNGDKVQYIPVAPGCSFPYVVPCWPASSPSPILAPKSDARSDALFLPVPYRSFPSEAAAGASMRPGPPSSSVSGGCRSSAASDSKSGGGSTGESRSQSHSSNPPSQQLRQGSVSSQARSEAVDNADVNASAAQLNGSPAAAENCERVTSDGNEKPRGRSVPAMREEGEKGRKEPSLPQMPCVSTTGDGPNGKTITGFLYRYTKSEVSIMCVCHGASFSPAEFIKHAGGTDTVHPLRHIIVVPSSAD